The genomic DNA CTCTTCCATCGCTGCGTTCCTGCTTGAGCAGCCGGAAAAATTCCGTGAATGGCTTAGCGAGTTTGCCAACTGGATGGGCACCAAAGTGATGCAAGACGTGGAATCAGACTTCCTCAACACCGTTACCGAACTTACCCCAGACCACCTCTGCAACACATTTAATCCCAACGTACAGGATCACCCAGACGTGCACTATTGGTCGTATGCCGCGCAAGCCGGCAAAGAAACACCGGTAGGAATCACACCTTTCTTGCGCCCGCTCAACTATATCCTGTACGGCAGAGAAGGCCAAAACGATGGCTTTGTTTCTGTTGAAAGCGCCAAATGGGGGATCTTTTGCGGCGTTATTGAAGCGGACCATGCGCAACAGATTGGCCTCAACTTTCCAGCACTGCGAAGCACCTTTGACGCATCCGAATTCTTCTGCAAGTTAACAAACAACCTCGCTGCAGCTGGCTGCTAATCCTGCAATACAACAAAAGGCCCGACAAAACTGCCAGGCCCTTTGGTATCCAATTTAAATCATGCTGTAAGCAGCAGATTACATGCTCGGTTTGATTTCAAGGAGCCATGCATCACTTGGGAAGTCGCTGCCATAACGAGACTTGTCAGCCTGCGCCAGCGAACGGCTGCTGTACTGCCCAATCGCAATACGGTAGCGAACAACACCACCTGATTCACCTGAGAGTACATCCACGCTGATTCCCTGCCGATAGAGGGCCATATACGTATTAGCCAGCTCCTCAGCTTCCTCCATGGAGGTCCGAGACGCGACAATCCACGTCCACCCGCCGAGACTGCGTTTGATGGAGCCAAGCCATTCTGGCAAGACGTTAGGTTCTGTAAACGTTTCAACAACTTGCGCAATCGGTGGCTCTTCGACAGGCGCCGGCGTCAGATCAGGTACCGGTACGGAGACGTTGACGCCTCCATTGGGCGAACCGACAACGGTATTTGTTGGCGCTGTATTCACCGGCATTTCGCCCTCGGATGCGGCTGTTACTTCTTCAGCTG from Bacteroidota bacterium includes the following:
- a CDS encoding alpha/beta fold hydrolase, whose product is MGEGAITKFMSLDAFPQPEIIQLQYPVVLMHGFGMAGSFRRSGHMHDLAMHLRARGVLAYAPNVPPYNPVPVRASIWQERLAYALHETGAEKVNLIAHSMGGLDARYMISVNGWHDRVASLTTIAAPHHGSSIAAFLLEQPEKFREWLSEFANWMGTKVMQDVESDFLNTVTELTPDHLCNTFNPNVQDHPDVHYWSYAAQAGKETPVGITPFLRPLNYILYGREGQNDGFVSVESAKWGIFCGVIEADHAQQIGLNFPALRSTFDASEFFCKLTNNLAAAGC